Genomic window (Dictyoglomus thermophilum H-6-12):
CAAGATAGGTCACCATAGTCTCAGGCCAATGTACCCAAGGAGTGTATATAAATTTAAGAGTTTTATCTCCAAGAGATAGCTCTTCACCATCATTTACTGTAATAAACCTTTCATCAGGTATATGCAAATGAGATTTAAGTAGCTCCTTACCCTTTGGATTAGTAACTACCTTAGCAGAAGGATATTTTTCTAATACATAAGGAATACTTCCTGAATGATCCTGCTCCGCATGATGGGATATCACATAATCAATGTGTACTATATCAGCAAGATAAGAAAAAAGTACATCTTTCTTACTAGGATCTACGGTGTCTATCAATGCAGTCTTCTCACTTCCTAAGATGAGATAAGCATTATAGCTGGTTCCATCAGGTAAAGGAATAAGAGCATCAAATAGGGTTCTATTCCAGTCAGGAGCTCCCACATAATAAATCTTTTCTTTTATCTTCCTTGGTTTCATTCTCAATCCCTCCAATTCATACTTTTTAGGTATATTTTTCAATAGTAATTATAATACTAATAATATAAGATTGCAAAAATTTTTCAATAACAAAAGAGGAGTTGAAAGAGATTATAAATGAGGAAAGGGAAGGAACTCCCTTGTTCCTCCCCTAAGCAGTAAAACCCCCATCAATAGAAATAATACTTCCAGTCATATATCCTGCCTCATCGCAAGCTGCGAAAAGTATAGCAAAAGCTATTTCCTCTTCCTTTCCTAATCTTCCTATAGGACGCCTCTCAGACATCTGCTTTAGTACTTCATCAGCATTAGGCAAGTTCTTTAATCTATCAGCAAGTCCTTTAGTAAACGTTGTTCCTGGACATACAGCATTGACTCTTATATTTTCTCTTGCATAATCAACAGCCATAGACTTTGTCAAAGAAATAAGTGCTGCCTTAGACATACTATATACACATCTTTCTGGAATTGCCCTTAAAGCCACCTCTGAAGATACGTTTACTATTACTCCTCCACCTTGCTTTTTCATCTCAAGTACAGCATACTTTGAAAGGAAAAATGGGCCTTTCACATTAATAAGCATAGTCTTATCAAAATCTTCTTCAGAGGTATCCTCAACTTTACCATACACTACTATTCCTGCATTATTGACAAGAATATCTATTCTACCAAAATTGTTTATCACTTCTTTTATTATCCTCTCTGCATCTTTAGGAGAAGAAACATCTCCCAAAATAAATACAGCCTCACCACCATTACTCTTTATAATCTCAACAGTCTCTTTGCCTTTTTCCTCTGAAATATCATTTACAGCAACTTTAGCTCCTCTTTCTGCAAACATGATAGCAGTTTTTCTCCCAATACCAGAACCCGCACCAGTAATAAGAACTACTTTACCCTTAAAGTTCATTTTCCTTTCCCTCCTATTTTCCAAAGATTAAGTTTGGTATGAACAATACAAGATCGGGGAAGAAAACCAATGTGATAATCGCAAGGACTACAGCTAAAAGGAAGGGCCAAGACTCTCTTATATACTCCTCTAAGCTAACATCCAAAATAGTACACACCGCATACATGGCAGCCCCCACCGGAGGAGTAAAGTTACCAACAGCACAAGCAATAACAAAAATAAGCCCAAAATGTACAGGATCAATACCAAGTCTCATAGCAATTGGGAAAAATATAGCAGTCAGCATTAATATAAGAACAGTAGCATCAATGAAGAATCCAGCAATAAGCAGAAGAACAATTAAGATTAAGTAAAAAACATAAGGATTATTTGTAATTCCCAAAATCCAAGAAGAAATTATTTCTGGGATTTTTTCCCAAACAATACCGTAAGAAAATATATTTGAAAAAGCAATCAATGACATAGTAGCACCTATATCTATCGCAGATCCCCTAAGAGCTTCAATAAAATTCTTAAAATTTAACTCCCTATATGCAAAAATACCTACAAACAATGCATATACTACACATAAAGCTCCAACCTCAGATGGTGTAAAAAGTCCTCCCCTTAACCCCACAATAAGTATTACTGGAAAGATAATAGCCCATATACTTTTTATGAAGGAACTTCCTATTTCTCCGATAGAAGCCCTTTTCTCCCTCAAAGGAGCAAAATTTCTTATACGAGCAGTAATTGCAACAGTGATCATCAAAAATGTCATTATCAAAAGTCCTGGAACAATTCCTCCTGCAAATAATCTACCTATGGAAACTTGAGCAATAGTACCAAAGAGAACCAGACCTATACTCGGTGGGATCGTTGGTACCTCAAGAGAAGAATATACTAATGCTCCTGCTGCATACCCCTTAGGAAGACCTCTTTTTATCATTTCAGGTCCAAGCATTCTAGCCTCCATTGCTGCATCCGCAATAGCAGAACCTGAAACTCCTCCCATCAAAGCGGAAAGAATACAAGTAACTTGAGCAAGTCCCCCTCTCAAATGTCCCACGAGCACTACAGAAAGATCTATCAATCTTTTTGTAATGCCAGTATAGTTCATCATATTTCCAGCAGTAATAAACAAAGGAATAGCAAGAAGTGCAAAGTTAATATTTTGGGTCAAAGGAAGCTGAATAGGAGTTGTAATTGGAATCTCAGGATGCTGTAGGAAAAACAAAAATCCCGAAATTGCTATAGCAAAGACCACAGGCATTCCAAGAAGCATAAATAAAAAAAAGAATAAAACTACTAAGAGCATAGCTCTTTCCTCCATCTTCTTAAGTTAGTTATTTCGTCGATAATTTTTACTAATGTTGTTATTGATAAAAGAAGGGACCCTACAGGAATACTTAGTGTAGCCCACATATAACTGAAGCCATACATACCCTCAAAAGTTCTATATCTCTGGATAAAAGCTAATTTAACACCAAATACAATAAGAAAAATCAAGAAAGCCAAAATAACAAGATAATTAAAAATCTTAATATAACTTTGAATTTTCTGAGGAAATCTTTTCACCAAAAAATCCACATTCATAAGTTTATCCCTTCTATAGGCAGCATCCATAGCAAACATAGTAGCCCAAGCAAAAAAGAAGCTAGCTAAAGGATTAGCCCAATATATAGGATTTTTTAAAGTTCTTGAGACACCCGCTGAAAAAACTAATACTACAATTAGAATTAAAAGAACCTCTGCTACATATAGCTCGATTTTTCCTAAAATCTCATATATTTTCCTCATCTCTAGCAAACTCCTCCCCTAATAAATAAAGAATTCAAGGGGAGCCCATTAAAGAGCTCCCCATAAACTTTTTCTTACTTCTTTCTCATCTCTTTCCAAATTCTATCTTTTACTTCTTTTACTTTTAGTACTTCATAAGCTTTTTCACCAGCTTTTTTAAAGGCTTCAAGATCAATATCTTTCGTAGGAACAATTATCATACCTTTTTCTTGTATCATCTTCTTCACTTCTTCTTCCTTTTGGAATACAACTTTTGTAGTTTCAAGTCCTGCTTTATCACATTCCTCTTCTAAGATCTTTTGGTAAGTAGGTGGTAGGCTTCTAAACCATTTTGCACTTACAACCTCAAAATTGATAAGAAGAATATGTCTTGTCTCGTTCACATATTTTAATACTTCATAAAGCCTCATTCCTGGTATGTTGTTGTATACTAACTCTACACCATCAATAGCTTTTTGTTGAAGAGCAGGATAAATATCACCAAAAGCAATAGCTACTGGAGTTGCTCCAAGAGCTCTTATGGACTCCTGCCAAACTGGTGTTCCAGGAGTTCTTATTCTAAGACCTTTAAGATCCTCTGGCTTTTTAATTGGCTTGTTGGTCATAAAATGCCTAAATCCTTGTATCCACGTAAAAGAAAGCACCTTAAAACCATACTTTTCTTCAAGAGTCTTTAACCAGTTATGAACCGTTGGCATCTTCTTTAATTTTGCCACTTCCTCTGGACTATCCACAAAGTATGGACAATTCATGACACCAATCTCTGGCACATACATAGCCATTCTTGCAGCATCAGTATTTTGTCCCACATTAGCACCCTGTCTAATCTGTTCTAATATATCTTCCTCAACTCCCAATTGTGCGCTATGATAAACCTCAATCTTCAAACCACCTTTTGTCCTTTCCTCAACAGCTTTTGCCCATTTCAAAAATCCTTCATGGTAAGGATCAAGAGGAGAAAGCACATGATTAAACTTCAATACAAATTGGCGAGTTTGGGCAGAAAGTGGTACTGCAAGAAGAAGCAAAACCAATAAGCCCAACATTAGAAATCTTTTAAAATTTTTCATTCTCCTAAACCTCCCCTTTCAAAAATAATTTAATTAAAGCTAAAAACACAAAAAAGACTGCAAAAATCAGATATAAAGCTTTTTTTATCCTCTCACCTCCCAACCTTTTAACATACTCTACTTAAAGGTTCTCTACCCTTTAAAGCTAAAAGGAGATTTTCAACAGCCAATTTTGCCATATTTGCAACTGCCTCTTCTGTATGGGCTCCTATATGAGAAGTCACCACTACATTATCTAGCTGAAGAAGAGGAGAATTTTGTGGAGGTTCTTTCTCAAAAACATCTAATCCAGCTCCTGATATTCTTCCTTCTTTCAAAAATCTATACAATGCATCTTCATCCACGATACCCCCACGAGAAGTGTTTATTAGTACAGCATTTTTTTTCATCATACGGAGCTCCTTTTCAGAAATCATATGATAAGTTTCTTCAGTTAAAGGCACATGAATACTAACCACATCAGAACTTCTAAGCAGTTCATCTAAGGTCACATAAAAGACTTTCTCCTTAGATGCCCATTCGTAATCAGGATATTTATCAAAACACAAAACCCTTAAATTAAAACCCTTTAATAGTTCAATTACTCTTCTTCCAATGCTTCCTGTCCCTATAACTCCTAAAGTCTTTTCACTCAACTCATTCCCTATAAATCTATCCCATCTTCCCTCTCGGGTTTTCTTATCAGATAGGTTTATCTTTCGCAAAACATTTATAATTAACCCCACAGTAAGCTCAGCCACTGCATTACTATTTGCCCCTGGAGTATTTGTAACAACTATATTTCTCTTTTTAGCCTCTAAAATATCAATATTGTCTACTCCTACACCATACTTTGATATAACTTTTAATTTGTTAGCATTCTTTAAAACCTTAGAGGTGACAGGATCAATCCCCACAATAAGTCCATCCACATCTCTTATTAATTCCCTCATCTCTTCTTCCGTTAAAACTCTCCCAAAAGGATTAAGCATTACCTCTATTCCTTCTTCTTTAAAGACTTCTTCAAATTTATCTTTTATCTTTTCAAAACTTCTAGGAGTGATAAGCACTTTAAACAAAAACATCTCTCCTTTCTTTTAAAATCTTTTAGGAACAATTGCTTCTCTTGTAAGTTTTAAATTTTCTATTATCTTGTCCAATCTCCTTAGAGCAACCCCTATATATAAAGTGTCTATGATGGAAAGCTGAGCTATCCTTGCAGAAGTACTCTCTGTTCTATAAAAAGTTTCTTCGGAGGAGACTGAAAGTTTTATATCAAGGACTCTATCAAGAGGGGTTCTCGCATAATGAGTTATTCCAATAGTAGTTGCTCCTCTGTTTTTAGCAAGCTCCAAAGCATCAATAATATCCTTACTACTTCCAGAAGCAGATATCCCTATAACCACATCCTGAGGTTCTAAAATACTTGCAGACATTGCCATCATATGGCTATCCACATAAGCTACTGTAGGAATTCCAGTTTTCATAAATTTATGTTGAGCATCAAGAGCTACAGGTCCTGATCCACCAACCCCATATATTTGAAGCTGTCTTGCATTCAAAATAGCCTCGATTGCCCTTTCAATCTCCTTTACTGAAATAACATTCAATGTAGACTCCATAGCCCTGATGTTGGCAGAGAAAACCTTTTTAAGAATTGTTTCCAAATCATCTCCTTCTTGTACTGCCTGATGTATTGTCTTTATAGGCTGAATCTTCTCTGTAGCAAGAGCAATCTTTAATTCCTGAAATCCCCTAAGCCCAAGTTTCTTACACATCCTTACTATGGTAGCCTCACTTACTCCTATCCTCTCTGCAAGCTCAGTTATTGGAAGATGAAGGACATCTTGCCAATGAGCTAAAATATAATTTGCTACTTTTTCTTCAGAGTCTCTGAAATTATCTTTCTGCTCTTTTATTTTTTCAAGGACATTTTTTTCCATTTTATCCCCCCTCTTGTAAATTTTTTACACATTATAAAAATCTCTCTCTTAAACCATTTCTAAGAAAATTTTTTTCATAAAGATAAAAAATAAAGTGATAAACTATATTTTATTATAATAATACGTTCTTTAAAAATGTCAACGTATTATTTTGATGAAAATTTTTTACATAAACTTGGCAAAAAAAATAATCATCTAAAACTGCAGAAAACAAAAAACTTTTTATAAAGAAGCTAAAACTCTTTTTGTAGTATCCATTAGTCTAAAGACATATTCCTTTGGATCCATCTTAGCATATTCTGGCCTTATTACCTCAGGAACAATGTAACCATCAAATCCTCCCTCTCTCAAATAGATCAAGATCTGTTCCAGAGGAATAACACCTTCACCTGGAAAAAGTTGTTGATTTTCTCTTAAATAGTACTTGGGAACATTTTCAGCATCTTTTAAAAAGACAAACTTTATTCTACAGAGATCCTTATCCCTAAAGACATCAAGATCCTCACCACTTATGTAAAAATGAAAAGTATCAAAACCCAGATTTAATTTTTTATCCTTTACCATGCTCAAGACCTTATAAGCTTTACTTAATGTATTCACCACGGAAAAGGCATTTATTCTCAATATTAAGGACAAATCAATTTGAGACAAGAATTTTGAAAAATCTTTAGAAAATACTTCTAAAGCTACATTAAAACTTAGATTGAATGGTTTTTCACAAGGATTCACAAGAAGAAAAGGTACATCTAATTCTTTAGAGAGGTTATAGATATTTAAAATTTCCTCATTTTTATTTCCTAAATCAAACTTGAAATCATGCGAAATTAGTAATGGTTTTATACCATTTTCTGTAAGAATGTTTCTCAATTTGTCTTTACCATTCTCATTTAAAAAGTTAAGAAGTTTTTTATAATCAAAGATTATAAGATTTGTGTATTCTTTTATAAGATTTATCTCCTCTATTAGGGAAAGACTTATTAAATTACTTCCTGACCAAACTATCTCCATATTTTTAAATCCCCCTTTAATTCTTCATATATCTAATTCTAACACATTCTTGTCATAGCCCATATTCTATGCTAAACTATCCAAGGCATAATACAAAAAATATAATAAACAAGGAGGTAATAGACAAAAATGAGAAAACCAGAAGAAATAAGACAACTAATACAAGAATTAAGTGATTACAAACACTCAAAGTTATTAGATAGCTTTGGGCCAGAGTACATAAGAAGAGAGACTGCTCAAAGGATAATTTCTGTATTAAGGTGGGTCCTTGAGGATCCTGCAGTACAAATTAATTTAAAGAAAGAACAATAATATAAAAAATAGCATTAGGAGGAACTCATATTGAAAAAAGGATCCAAGTCTAATTTTGATTGGGAAGAAAAATTAATCGCTTTTTATTATACTGCCCTTGAAAATTATGTAGAGAAAGTGGAGCTCTCTGACAGATTAAAAGACGAGTTTGATGAAGATATAGATAGTGATGAACTAATGATTCTTGCTCAATTTCTTGCTTTAGCCACCAAAAAATTTTTACAACAAGAAGGGTGGCTAAAGCAGGATGATGATCTTGATTTATTCTTTCCACCATCACCCTATATACACTAAATCCAACCATGAATAAAGATATCGAAAGAAAAGTCATTGCTATACTTGAAATATTAAGTAATTACACCGAACCTATCGGCGCTAATACCATATCGGAAAAACTTTTGGAAAAAGGTATAGAACTAAGTGATAGAGCTGTAAGATACCACTTAAAAATAATGGATGAACGAGGACTAACCAAGGTCGTAGGAAAAAAAGGAAGACTCATAACTGAAAAAGGAAGAGAAGAGATAAAAAAAGCCTTAGTAGCCGACAAATTAGGGTTCATCATAAGTAAGATAGAAAATCTTGCTTATCAAGTTACCCTTGACAAATCTACTGGTAAAGGAACTGTAATTTTAAATCTATCTGTCATTCCTAAAAAAGATCTCAAAAAGGCTTTAAACATTATGAAAGATATACTTAAAAAGGGTTATGGAATAAGCGAGAAAATAATTATCTTTGACGAAGAAGAAGAGGAAATATCTCCAGGAGTTTTTGTTCCAGAAAAATCTGTGATCATAGGTACCGTTTGTAGCGTAACAATTCATGGAATCCTTATCAAAAATGGTATACCAGTAAGTGCAAAATTTGCAGGAGTTTTAGAAGTAAAAGAAAACGAACCTATTAGATTTTTAGAAGCAATCACATACAATGGCTCAACCCTTGATCCGTTAGAAATATTTATAAAAAGCAGAATGACTTCCCTCTCTTCCGTAGTAAAAAGAGGTGAAGGTAAAGTTCTTGCTACCTTTCGAGAAATACCAAACTCTGCACGAGAAGATGCCCAGAATATAATTGAGATGTTAAAAGATATAGGAATAAAAGGTAAAATTTACTTAGGAAAACCCAATCAAGAAATATTTGGAATCCCAGTCACTCAAGAAACATCTGCCCTCGTAATAGTAGGAGGTCTTAATCCCATAGCAGGAATAATAGAAGCAAATATTGAAGCTGAAAATAAAGCCATGAGTATTCTTTATAATTACGAACAACTTCAACCTATAAAAGAATATCTTTAAACTTTGTCTAATAACCTCATTAAATCAGGTAAACTACTCTTTAACTTATGCCATCTATCAATAATATTTCTTAGTTCTTCCTCTCTCTTTTTAATCACATCTTTATTTATAACTGGATTAGGACTTCCATAAGTTTTTTTCAAATTCAAACTACTCTCAGGATTCAACAAATCAAATATATCTCGATCGAAGAGCTCTGAAAAGCCCCTCCACTCCTCAAGAGAAAGTTCTCTAAATTTTTTATTATTTTCCTCACAGAATCTAACTACCTCACCAACAATTTTATGAGCTTCCCTAAAAGGTACTCCTTTCAGAACAAGATATTCCGCTATATCTGTTGCAAAAAGGAAATCTTCAGAAGAAAGTTTATACATTCTCTCAGTATCAAACTCAATCTTAGGTAAAAATCCAATCCAAACCCTTAATGCTATTTTTAATTCATCGATGGAAGAAAACAAAGAAGGTTTGTCTTCTTGCAAGTCTCTATTATAACTCAAGGGTAATCCTTTCATTATAGTAAACATATTCACAAGATTTCCAATAAGCTTACCACATTTACCTCTTGTGAGTTCAGCTACATCAGGATTTCTTTTTTGAGGCATCATACTACTTCCTGTAGAATATTCCTCAGGAAGCTTTACAAAAGAAAACTCTTTTGTAGCCCACAGTATTATTTCTTCAGCAAGACGAGAAAGATGATTATAAGTAAGAGCTGAAAAGAACAAAAACTCAAGCACAAAATCCCTATCAGAAACAGCATCCATACTGTTGTCAGATATTTTTGAGAAATTAAGAAGTTCTGCGGTATATTCTCTGTCAAGAGGAATAGTACTTCCCGCAAGAGCGCCAGAACCAAGAGGCAATACATCAACTCTTTTGTATATATCCTCAAGCCTCTGCAAATCCCTACTAAACATGGCATCATATGCCAAAAAATAGTGAGACAGTGTTACAGGTTGAGCCTGTTGGAGATGAGTATATCCCGGCATAGGGGTACTTATAAATTTCTCAGAAAGCTCAAGAAGAACCTTCCTCAAGTTTATTAACAATTCTGCTATATCACAAGTTTCTTCTCTCAAATAGAGTCTTAAATCAAGTATTACTTGGTCATTTCTACTTCTTCCTGTATGAATTTTCTTGCCTATATCTCCAATTCTTTTAGTAAGACTCTCCTCCACAAAGGTGTGTATATCTTCACTATCCCTTATTAGATCAGGATTATTTGATATTTCCAAATATAGGTTTTTAATCTCATCTTTCAGAACTGCTAATTCTTCCTGGGATATAATACCAATTTTATTAAGCATAACTACATGAGCAAGAGTGCCTAAAAGATCTACTTTCCACAGCCTCTTATCAAAATAAAGAGAATATGTAAAATCTTCTACAACTTCCTCTAACGACTTTCTCCAGCGACTTCCCCAGAGAGCCATACTTCCTCCTTATAGAAATCTTGAATCGCTCTATAATCTATATCTTTATCTCCAAATTCCATAATCATTTTCACCACCGCATTCCACATATCTTCGGATACAATACAAGAGAGGCCAATGTCAAAGCATGCCCTTCTCCATGCTTTGTCCTTGTTGTCTACTGCCACCACTAGATCAAAATCGTAATTGGCAAGAGTAGATAATTCATCTCCCTTTATATCTATTTTTATAAAATCTTCGTGATCTTCAAGAGAGTAAAGCTTATAACCTAAATTCTTTAACTCCTTCCAAGGGGAGGAGACAATTGTAGTAACAAGTATCTTACCTCCGTTTATAGGAACCTTAACTCCACTAGCATATAAAGCTTTATAAAGAGCTTTAGACCATTCATAATCTATACCCATAACTTCACCTGTTGATCTCATCTCAGGGCCAAGCTCTACCTCTGCGCCTTTAATCTTCGTAAAAGAAAATACAGGAGCCTTTATAGCATAATAATTAGGTCTAGGATGAAGTCCTGGTTTTAGACCAAGATCCCTAAGACTATATCCAAGAGCCACCTTGGTAGCATATTTTACCAAAGGTAATTTTAAAGCTTTACTAAGATAAGGTATAGTCCTAGAAGCCCTTGGGTTTGCTTCAAGTACATATACCTCTTCATCTTTAGAAGATATCACATATTGAATATTCAAAAGACCTTTAACCTCAAGTCCAAGTGCTATTTTTGTGGAATAATCCACAATTTTATCTATTACTTCTTGAGAAAGAGTATAATGGGGAAAAACAGTAGTACTATCTCCGGAGTGAATTCCAGCCTTTTCAATATGCTCCATAACTCCAGGAATAAATACCTCTTTCCCGTCACAAAGAAGATCTACCTCAGCCTCTTTACCTACTATAAATTGATCCATCCATAAGGGTAAGATTATATCCTTTCTCTCAAAATAGTCTTCCAAATCTTTCATATTATGCACAATAATCATTGCCCTTCCACCAAGTACATAAGAGGGCCTTAAAAGTACTGGAAAACCTATCTCCTCTATTACTTCTTTGGCTTCTTCAAGACTCCTTATATAAAATCCTTTAGGTCTTGGAATTTTATTCCTCTTTAGAAATCTATCAAATTTTTCCCTATCCTCTGCCAAATCTATACTCTTTTGAGATGTTCCTAATAGATAAAAACCTCTCTTTTCAAGATTTTTAGATAAGTTAATAGAAGTCTGACCTCCAAACTGAGATAGAAAACCCAAAGGTTCTTCCTGTTCCATAATATTTGTAACATCCTCACTGGTTAAAGGTTCAAAATAAAGTCTATCGGACATATCAAAGTCTGTACTTAATGTCTCTGGGTTGTTATTTATCATTATAGAGACAAGTCCTTCCTCTTTAATAGCCTTCACAGCATGTACAGTACAATAATCAAACTCTATCCCCTGTCCTATCCTTATAGGCCCACTACCAAGAACCACAACAGATCTCTGAGGATTCTTTTGAGCCTCATTTTCATCTTCATAAGTTGAATAATAGTAAGGAGTACTTGCAGCAAATTCTGCTGCACAGGTATCTACGATCTTATATACTGGAAAGATCTTATGAAGCCTTCTATAAGCAAAGATTTCATCCTTTGTAGCATTCAAAAAACATGAAAGGTCATAATCGCCAAAACCTATCTTTTTAAGTTCTCTAACTTCTTCAGGAGAAAGCTCATTTAAGCTCTTACCTCTATATTTTTGAGCTATTTCTATAAGGTTATATATTTTTGTAAGGAAAAATTTGTCTATCTTAGTTAATTCATAGGCCTGATCTACTGTAAGTCCCCTCATAAATCCCTCTGCAAGCAAAAACAATCTTCTATCATCTGCCATTTTTAGATATTTTCTTATTTCCTCATCACTAAAATAGGAATATCTTCTATCAAAAAGGCCTGCATCAACTTCTAAAGATCTTAGAGCCTTTAGGAGTGCCTCTTCAAAAGTCCTACCAAGGGCCATAACTTCTCCTGTTGCCTGCATTTGAGTACCCAGTCTTCTGTCCCTAACTTTAAATTTTTCAAAAG
Coding sequences:
- a CDS encoding TRAP transporter large permease: MLLVVLFFFLFMLLGMPVVFAIAISGFLFFLQHPEIPITTPIQLPLTQNINFALLAIPLFITAGNMMNYTGITKRLIDLSVVLVGHLRGGLAQVTCILSALMGGVSGSAIADAAMEARMLGPEMIKRGLPKGYAAGALVYSSLEVPTIPPSIGLVLFGTIAQVSIGRLFAGGIVPGLLIMTFLMITVAITARIRNFAPLREKRASIGEIGSSFIKSIWAIIFPVILIVGLRGGLFTPSEVGALCVVYALFVGIFAYRELNFKNFIEALRGSAIDIGATMSLIAFSNIFSYGIVWEKIPEIISSWILGITNNPYVFYLILIVLLLIAGFFIDATVLILMLTAIFFPIAMRLGIDPVHFGLIFVIACAVGNFTPPVGAAMYAVCTILDVSLEEYIRESWPFLLAVVLAIITLVFFPDLVLFIPNLIFGK
- the argH gene encoding argininosuccinate lyase, coding for MALWGSRWRKSLEEVVEDFTYSLYFDKRLWKVDLLGTLAHVVMLNKIGIISQEELAVLKDEIKNLYLEISNNPDLIRDSEDIHTFVEESLTKRIGDIGKKIHTGRSRNDQVILDLRLYLREETCDIAELLINLRKVLLELSEKFISTPMPGYTHLQQAQPVTLSHYFLAYDAMFSRDLQRLEDIYKRVDVLPLGSGALAGSTIPLDREYTAELLNFSKISDNSMDAVSDRDFVLEFLFFSALTYNHLSRLAEEIILWATKEFSFVKLPEEYSTGSSMMPQKRNPDVAELTRGKCGKLIGNLVNMFTIMKGLPLSYNRDLQEDKPSLFSSIDELKIALRVWIGFLPKIEFDTERMYKLSSEDFLFATDIAEYLVLKGVPFREAHKIVGEVVRFCEENNKKFRELSLEEWRGFSELFDRDIFDLLNPESSLNLKKTYGSPNPVINKDVIKKREEELRNIIDRWHKLKSSLPDLMRLLDKV
- a CDS encoding DUF128 domain-containing protein; the encoded protein is MNKDIERKVIAILEILSNYTEPIGANTISEKLLEKGIELSDRAVRYHLKIMDERGLTKVVGKKGRLITEKGREEIKKALVADKLGFIISKIENLAYQVTLDKSTGKGTVILNLSVIPKKDLKKALNIMKDILKKGYGISEKIIIFDEEEEEISPGVFVPEKSVIIGTVCSVTIHGILIKNGIPVSAKFAGVLEVKENEPIRFLEAITYNGSTLDPLEIFIKSRMTSLSSVVKRGEGKVLATFREIPNSAREDAQNIIEMLKDIGIKGKIYLGKPNQEIFGIPVTQETSALVIVGGLNPIAGIIEANIEAENKAMSILYNYEQLQPIKEYL
- a CDS encoding phosphoglycerate dehydrogenase, encoding MFLFKVLITPRSFEKIKDKFEEVFKEEGIEVMLNPFGRVLTEEEMRELIRDVDGLIVGIDPVTSKVLKNANKLKVISKYGVGVDNIDILEAKKRNIVVTNTPGANSNAVAELTVGLIINVLRKINLSDKKTREGRWDRFIGNELSEKTLGVIGTGSIGRRVIELLKGFNLRVLCFDKYPDYEWASKEKVFYVTLDELLRSSDVVSIHVPLTEETYHMISEKELRMMKKNAVLINTSRGGIVDEDALYRFLKEGRISGAGLDVFEKEPPQNSPLLQLDNVVVTSHIGAHTEEAVANMAKLAVENLLLALKGREPLSRVC
- a CDS encoding SDR family NAD(P)-dependent oxidoreductase encodes the protein MNFKGKVVLITGAGSGIGRKTAIMFAERGAKVAVNDISEEKGKETVEIIKSNGGEAVFILGDVSSPKDAERIIKEVINNFGRIDILVNNAGIVVYGKVEDTSEEDFDKTMLINVKGPFFLSKYAVLEMKKQGGGVIVNVSSEVALRAIPERCVYSMSKAALISLTKSMAVDYARENIRVNAVCPGTTFTKGLADRLKNLPNADEVLKQMSERRPIGRLGKEEEIAFAILFAACDEAGYMTGSIISIDGGFTA
- a CDS encoding C4-dicarboxylate TRAP transporter substrate-binding protein, with amino-acid sequence MKNFKRFLMLGLLVLLLLAVPLSAQTRQFVLKFNHVLSPLDPYHEGFLKWAKAVEERTKGGLKIEVYHSAQLGVEEDILEQIRQGANVGQNTDAARMAMYVPEIGVMNCPYFVDSPEEVAKLKKMPTVHNWLKTLEEKYGFKVLSFTWIQGFRHFMTNKPIKKPEDLKGLRIRTPGTPVWQESIRALGATPVAIAFGDIYPALQQKAIDGVELVYNNIPGMRLYEVLKYVNETRHILLINFEVVSAKWFRSLPPTYQKILEEECDKAGLETTKVVFQKEEEVKKMIQEKGMIIVPTKDIDLEAFKKAGEKAYEVLKVKEVKDRIWKEMRKK
- a CDS encoding TRAP transporter small permease, which translates into the protein MRKIYEILGKIELYVAEVLLILIVVLVFSAGVSRTLKNPIYWANPLASFFFAWATMFAMDAAYRRDKLMNVDFLVKRFPQKIQSYIKIFNYLVILAFLIFLIVFGVKLAFIQRYRTFEGMYGFSYMWATLSIPVGSLLLSITTLVKIIDEITNLRRWRKELCS
- a CDS encoding sugar phosphate isomerase/epimerase family protein; amino-acid sequence: MEIVWSGSNLISLSLIEEINLIKEYTNLIIFDYKKLLNFLNENGKDKLRNILTENGIKPLLISHDFKFDLGNKNEEILNIYNLSKELDVPFLLVNPCEKPFNLSFNVALEVFSKDFSKFLSQIDLSLILRINAFSVVNTLSKAYKVLSMVKDKKLNLGFDTFHFYISGEDLDVFRDKDLCRIKFVFLKDAENVPKYYLRENQQLFPGEGVIPLEQILIYLREGGFDGYIVPEVIRPEYAKMDPKEYVFRLMDTTKRVLASL
- a CDS encoding MurR/RpiR family transcriptional regulator yields the protein MEKNVLEKIKEQKDNFRDSEEKVANYILAHWQDVLHLPITELAERIGVSEATIVRMCKKLGLRGFQELKIALATEKIQPIKTIHQAVQEGDDLETILKKVFSANIRAMESTLNVISVKEIERAIEAILNARQLQIYGVGGSGPVALDAQHKFMKTGIPTVAYVDSHMMAMSASILEPQDVVIGISASGSSKDIIDALELAKNRGATTIGITHYARTPLDRVLDIKLSVSSEETFYRTESTSARIAQLSIIDTLYIGVALRRLDKIIENLKLTREAIVPKRF